Proteins found in one Candidatus Nitrosocosmicus arcticus genomic segment:
- a CDS encoding AbrB/MazE/SpoVT family DNA-binding domain-containing protein has product MLSTYQIAKIQHQGLTSLTVTIPKGIVKKLRLSKGDYIKIYLEKEKIVMQRNS; this is encoded by the coding sequence ATGTTATCAACATATCAAATAGCAAAAATACAGCATCAAGGTTTAACCTCGTTGACTGTTACTATACCAAAAGGAATTGTAAAAAAATTGAGATTGTCAAAAGGCGACTACATCAAAATTTATCTTGAGAAAGAAAAAATCGTGATGCAGAGGAACAGTTGA
- a CDS encoding PsbP-related protein: MLTFLGAGAVMVMILGLGTPTVFAQQTIQEWKTFYSPEYRFSLNYPTNESTTTITDNNSSDFQFGKQFSTPPINFTVMVKQSTMDPQEYTIAYSQKLPSYFDTLEGGKITPIVEDGVVGYLLRAINEQNGSWNYIISFSNNGYLYAFTFETPFNGSDIDQVNSIVDSIKFFD, encoded by the coding sequence ATGTTAACATTTTTAGGAGCTGGTGCAGTGATGGTAATGATTTTAGGGCTCGGAACCCCCACAGTCTTTGCCCAACAAACTATCCAAGAGTGGAAAACATTTTACAGTCCAGAATACAGATTTAGCCTGAACTATCCAACAAATGAATCTACAACAACTATCACCGACAATAATTCATCAGATTTTCAATTTGGAAAACAATTTTCAACACCCCCAATTAACTTTACGGTTATGGTTAAACAGTCGACCATGGATCCCCAAGAATATACTATAGCATACTCACAAAAACTACCCTCATATTTTGATACATTAGAAGGGGGTAAGATTACCCCTATAGTTGAAGATGGTGTCGTTGGATATTTGCTCAGGGCCATAAATGAACAAAATGGATCTTGGAATTATATAATTAGCTTCAGTAATAACGGATATCTATACGCCTTCACGTTTGAAACTCCATTTAATGGTTCAGATATTGATCAGGTCAATAGTATAGTTGACTCGATAAAGTTTTTTGATTAG
- a CDS encoding GNAT family N-acetyltransferase — translation MLDIHKITIEGNNVILRPPKSGDLDGLCSAAADGEIWKNPYASFPTIEEMSVYLEDLVKHDNTTLPFIIGDNHFRIIVGTTRFFNIDHQNCRVEIGHTWIAESYRRSLVNTETKFLMLQYAFEKLNCIAVEIRADVLNQVSRKAIERIGAKLDGILRNHKIMRNGRIRDTACYSIIKEEWPGVKENLSYKMRN, via the coding sequence ATGCTCGACATCCATAAAATAACTATCGAGGGCAATAATGTAATATTGCGTCCTCCCAAATCGGGTGATTTAGACGGTTTATGCAGTGCAGCCGCTGACGGAGAAATCTGGAAAAATCCATACGCTTCATTCCCTACCATTGAAGAAATGTCCGTATATCTTGAGGATTTAGTAAAACATGATAATACCACTTTACCTTTTATCATAGGCGACAATCATTTTAGAATAATAGTTGGGACAACTAGATTTTTTAATATTGATCACCAAAATTGTAGAGTTGAAATAGGTCACACCTGGATAGCAGAGTCTTATCGTAGGTCTCTTGTAAATACTGAAACAAAGTTTTTGATGTTACAATATGCATTTGAAAAACTTAACTGTATAGCCGTAGAGATAAGAGCTGATGTGCTCAATCAAGTATCAAGAAAAGCAATTGAAAGAATAGGTGCAAAGCTAGATGGAATTTTACGAAATCACAAAATAATGAGAAATGGGAGGATAAGGGACACTGCTTGTTATAGTATTATTAAAGAAGAATGGCCGGGAGTAAAGGAAAATTTGTCATACAAGATGAGAAACTAA